The Meleagris gallopavo isolate NT-WF06-2002-E0010 breed Aviagen turkey brand Nicholas breeding stock chromosome 20, Turkey_5.1, whole genome shotgun sequence DNA window TCACGTGGCAACTAGAAAATAGGGTTCCAAGTTAGGGAGAAGGGGGATGAGCCAAGGGAGGCGTGCTTTGCATGGTTGTATTTCTGGAcctgtgcagggatggggcatggCACATTACCACCTTGTAAAGCTCTGGAGTGCAGTCCCAACTTCTTCAGCTCTGTGTGGGTCCGTTCCCTTGACAGCAAGGTTGTCCTCATGGCTGCTGGGCTATGAGAGGTGCAATAGataaaaaccttaaaaataGATCTCTAGCAAAGGTGGAAAGCTTGGAGGAACATGAGCTGGAACGTTTGCTTGGGCTGTCTGTAAATGACAGCTCTTCCCCTTCCCGTAGGTCGGTACCTTCTGGGAAACGGCTCGGTGTGAACGTAGGAAGAGCCAAATCTTGACTTCATATGGGAGAGGGctgtcagagctgctgcagcacttgAGGGTGCAAATACATCTGCTTCCTACCAACATGTACTTGTCTGCTTTCTCCCCGGGGGTATGCAATAACAAaagcctctctccttccctctcaaGACTTTGCAGGTCTCCCAGCAGCGCTTCAGTCCTGTTTCCTCATCTTCCAGCTCTGTTCACACACTGATGCCTATGGTTTTTACCCTAGAAGACAAAAGCTGGCAGTGTAGTGAGGACGTGGTGGTGATTCGGAGTGCACAGGAGTGTTTTAGTCAGGCAGTATCTTTGCTGTTCTATTAATGCAGTGCCTTCAAGCCTCAACAGCTCCCATGCTGAGGCTCCATGGCTCACTGCCATTTGTGGGAGCATTTGGGTGCTGAGATTTGGCTAAATCTGGATGGGAATTATGGGCTgtggctgagcagcagggaTCCTGCCCTAACCCAGCTACTTGCTGCCAGCTTGGCCGCTCCGCACACCCACAGCCATCGTAGGCCCACCATGGCTGGGAGGCACTTCGCATTCCCCATCCCTCAGCACATCCTGTGCTTTCTTTAATGGCTTACATCAGCTCATCCAACACCAAGGCAAAGCTTTTATCACTTATATTCCCTACAGAAGCGACACGGTGGGCGCcggtggctgcagcccctctgcccaCACATCCCCTCATGCTTTTGGGGATGAGCGCCTGCAGCAGGAAGGCGCTGACTCTGCTCAGCAGCGTGTTCGCCGTCTGCGGCCTCGGCCTGCTGGGCATCTCCGTCAGCACCGACTACTGGCTCTACTTGGAGGAAGGCATCGTCCAGCCCCAGAACCAGTCAGCTGAAATCAAGCTGTCGCTGCACGCGGGGCTCTGGAGGGTCTGCTTCCTGGCAGGTACGGTCTCCTCCTCATCATGTCCCCCTCCTATTGTGATATTTTGCTTCCAAAGTCAGGCACGGCGCCTGGTAAGCACCCCAGTAAGGTGGATAAATCTGTCCTGGCATGTAAGTCTGCAGAGTTTGCTGTGCTGCCACGACCCCTCGGCCCGTTGCAGTGCCTGGGCAGCTGCCCAAACCCTCTGTTTTGTCCCTGCAAAATTGGGATTCGGCTCAGCTGAAGCATTCCCTCATTTCATGCTGTTTTTGGCAAAGTGATGTGGGTCAGACAAAGCCAAAGTGAAGGGGAGTTGGATGCACAGATCCAGAACTGAGAGGAGGGAGGGGCTCCAGTGTGTGCTCCCCGGTGACCCCAAACTCTCTGCCCTCAGGATCGTGTTTTGAGGTCTCGGGAAATCCCGGAACCCAGAGTGAAGTTTGGAGCTCCCAGAACTTACACATAGAAGCATGTGGGATTGGCTCAGCCAATGCTTTCCTGAGCAAGTGCTGGCACCTGGGGGTCACGTCCCGCTGTCACTCTTTAGCAGTGACACCTGAAAGCTGGGCAGCTGATCTTGTAGGGCGACAGTAGCAACCAGTGGATTTCTTCAGCAGCAAACACAAACACTGAGATGCAAGCAGCACTAAACAGCATGGTTGTTTACCTCCAAgtaatgaaattaatttgaaagTCATTCATTTACCACCAAACCAAATATATGGGCATGCTGCAGGCCTGGCTCTGTCTCTTTTTGCTGCAGGTGAGGAACGTGGCCGGTGCTTCACTATAGAATATGTCATGCCCATGAACATCCAGCTGACATCTGAATCCACAGTCAACGTCCTGAGTAAGTGACTTGGTAGGGAACTTGCAATCTGCAAGGCACCAAAGGACCCTTAGAGACCACCCCAATAAACCCCTTTGTGCCCTTGCTGTACAAGCTCCTGGTTCTCCGAGGGTGCTCCAAGCAGGGATGCATCGACAATTTCTATGTGAAAAAATGCAGGTTCCaatgtttggtgtttttttttctgggtaatACTTCACATGAAAACTCCCAGAAATGCAAATTCTAACAGGGGTTTCACTCAGCTCATTAGCAAAGACATTGGAGAGAAGAACCTGTGCCAGGGGCTCATGCAGAATGGGCAAGACATAGGGTGCTAATCTGTCCCTGTTTTCCTCTGCTCCTGTCCCATCAGAGATGATCCGCTCTGCCACTCCCTTCCCTCtggtcagcctcttcttcatGTTCATCGGCTTCATCCTGAGCAACATTGGTCACGTGCGGCCACACAGGACCATCCTCGCCTTCGTGTCAGGGATATTCTTCATCCTGTCGGGTGAGTTCTGCTGGGCAAGGTTTTCCCTTGGTAGTCCTCCTTTCCCGGTTATTTCAAGCACAATTTCACAGTTCCAGAGTTTCACCCGCCACTCTGCTCGTAAAGGCAGATGCTGCTTCACCAGCTTCAACCCCAACATGTTTTTCACTCTCTTCCTCCTTGGTTCTCCCAGGTCTGTCCCTTGTGGTGGGGCTGGTCCTCTACATATCCAGCATTAATGATGAGATGCTCAATAGGACCAAGGACTCGGAGACATTCTTCAATTACAAATATGGCTGGTCGTTTGCATTCTCTGCCATCTCATTCCTTCTCACAGAGGTACTGGCTGCTCCGAGACATCCCTGTAAAGAGTTCTGTCCGTTCTTAGTCACTGAGCATTGTCATGGGCATTGGCATGGGAGAAAAAGAGGGCTATAAGGGCAGTCAATCATGATTTGATGTGGAGCGTGCATGTGGAGGAACAGGAGATGGGTTTGGGCTGCTGTGTTCCCCACAGGGCAGGGAAGTGATTTTCCTTTATGCACTTGCAAGCCATCAGCGGGGCAAAGAAAGCCAttcatctttcttctctcccctACAGAGCGCTGGGGTGATGTCCGTATACCTGTTCATGAAGCGATACACCGCTGAGGACATTTACCGACCTCACCCCGGCTTCTACCGTCCCCGTCTGAGCAACTGCTCTGACTACTCGGGGCAATTCCTGCACCCAGATGCATGGGCGCGGGGCCGCAGCCCGTCAGACATCTCCAGTGaagcatctctgcagatgaaCAGCAGCTACCCGGCTCTGCTCAAGTGCCCCGACTACGACCAGATGTCCTCATCCCCGTGCTGAGTGTCACCACCACCCACCTCGTGGCCCCAGGCTGGTGGTCACCATCCTCACTCCGCTCATCGTTTTTAGGCCTCTGTTTCAGGGCAATTGTCTGTTTATAGGAGCATAAATATAACCACAGAGATTGGTTATATAACCAATAATGTAATTTAGGGAATtggaataatttttctttcttcgttgctgtgtttggtttggtttggtttttttttatttatttatatttctctaCATAACTGAAATCTGTCCAAAGCCCTCTTCCTTCAGGTCTTCGTGCTGAGctaacagcagctctgcctgagGAAGAAAGCCAAGGCTTGActcaagagcagaaaaagaaaatagagtagaactgggaaaaacaattattatttctttaaggTTTAGGTAGGCTGCAGAAATTTGTGCATGTGGCTGTCATGAATTGTAAATTCACTGGCCTGAGAAAGCGTAAAGGATTTGTGTaaatttccaagaaatagtcctctttagaaaaataagaaatttgtcTTGAACAGATATTTGCTGGTCAATACCTCTCGTTGCTGGATACCGCTTCTAACAAGGCTGCAATGGGAAATAGCCATCTTTCTCAACTATACCTCAGCAGGCTCAGATGCCAGCAGGTTGGCACTTCTCTGTGGCCAATGTCACGTCCTCATCCTGGAGGCAGTGCAGCCACAGGTGCTCAGGCATTGCCTTCCCTTCGCCATCCCAGTGACGGGGTCTGAAGAGCAGCTGGGAGGATTTCAGTGCAGCATCAAGTGGAAGACTACCTAAAACCTTCCTGTGGAAAACACTAGGCACAAAATTTAGGGAAATCATGTCCATCAGGGCAAGGCCCTACCTAAAATGGAAGTTATTTCAATGAAAGGTGTGAAGTGGCATAGTAAAACTAATGGCACCCCACTACCATAGGAAAGTAGTTgatctttgttttaatttggcagaaaaatggaattttatcttctttttatgCATATGTATGAGACTTGTTTTGAGGTTATATATTTTAAGTTGTCATATGATGCACTTTGGTCCTAGGAGAATGACTGCTGCCGGGTTGAGAGTATCCATCAGATCGAGCATCTGATGCCATACCGGCTGTGGGCTCACTGCCTTTCCAAAGGAACTTCCTCAAACTTcagttctgatttttattttgagcCTTTCTGGacatttctgttctgcaaaacaaaaccctccaaGGACTCTTGGTATATTTGAGCTTGTTTCATCTTACTGTAATTAAAACTAAtagaatatatgtatatttgacCTCATTTGTAGCATATTAGATATAGCAGAAAtattgagtcatggcctgaagcagtgatggagacctagtgggaaggcagggccaacccaggggagctcagatgCATGCAATGAACCTGAGTgatcagaaggggtggagcaAGGATCCTTCCCTTgccagacctcatttaagggttggcagtggaggcaaggggatcttgctggagatctctgccCATTTGAGGCCTCCTAAAGCTAAGCAgcttcttcctttatttctgtgcttatagctgttgcatttgagcaaattctcacaTGCTTCAGCCTGGAacctgctgtcattgctgcgTAATGAAAGTTCCAATGCTTTATCATTACTTATAAGCTACTCTAAAATTAGTTGCAAGTCTTGAGCAGCCACTGCTGTCTGCAT harbors:
- the CACNG5 gene encoding voltage-dependent calcium channel gamma-5 subunit, giving the protein MLLGMSACSRKALTLLSSVFAVCGLGLLGISVSTDYWLYLEEGIVQPQNQSAEIKLSLHAGLWRVCFLAGEERGRCFTIEYVMPMNIQLTSESTVNVLKMIRSATPFPLVSLFFMFIGFILSNIGHVRPHRTILAFVSGIFFILSGLSLVVGLVLYISSINDEMLNRTKDSETFFNYKYGWSFAFSAISFLLTESAGVMSVYLFMKRYTAEDIYRPHPGFYRPRLSNCSDYSGQFLHPDAWARGRSPSDISSEASLQMNSSYPALLKCPDYDQMSSSPC